A genomic region of Rhea pennata isolate bPtePen1 chromosome 14, bPtePen1.pri, whole genome shotgun sequence contains the following coding sequences:
- the CCDC69 gene encoding coiled-coil domain-containing protein 69 isoform X2: MGGQRRSTLGPTPPAQDGAPPRRLKPRQPKASRELKALKAENAGATLLPEDGKEKAALPGEQRTGTVKISEEEKESLRQAREAETQRLAQDVKIQVEKGKDLELKEQLSELFNALKREHEETLQELQRAHDQEKLLLAESHQRSQEALQETIDALNSQLKSFQEKMKRVEESLLSRDYKKHIEEHGSPSPFWEQELESLHFVIEMKNEHIHGLDKKLLNLETVVEQNLQLEEKVKTLLQENEDLHVRTQNHLIMTRQLSEELLAARGALEKESQLREQARREKEELLYRVLNGGEASPFPVPSTEVPLIAT, encoded by the exons aGACGGCTGAAACCCCGGCAGCCGAAGGCTTCCCGGGAGCTGAAGGCCTTGAAGGCAGAGAATG CCGGTGCCACGCTGTTGCCTGAAGATGGGAAGGAGAAAGCCGCGCTGCCAGGGGAGCAGAGGACAGGGACTGTAAAAatttctgaggaggaaaaggagagccTGAGACAAGCCCGCGAGGCGGAGACCCAGAGGCTTGCCCAAGACGTTAAAATCCAG gtggaaaagggaaaagactTGGAGCTGAAGGAGCAACTCTCTGAGCTGTTCAATGCACTGAAGAGAGAGCACGAAGAGACCCTGCAAG AGCTCCAGAGAGCACACGACcaggagaagctgctgctggcagagtCCCACCAAAGGTCCCAGGAGGCCTTACAG GAAACAATAGACGCCTTGAATTCCCAGCTGAAGTCCTTCCAGGAGAAGATGAAGCGGGTGGAGGAATCACTCTTGAGCAGAGACTACAAGAAACATATCGAG GAGCATGGGAGCCCCAGCCCGTTTTGGGAGCAGGAACTGGAGAGCCTGCACTTCGTCATTGAGATGAAAAACGAGCACATCCATGGCCTGGACAAGAAGCTGCTGAACCTGGAGACTGTG GTAGAGCAGAACttgcagctggaggagaaggtgaAAACCCTGCTGCAGGAGAACGAGGATCTGCATGTTCGCACCCAGAACCACTTGATCATGACCAG GCAGCTGTCCGAGGAGCTGCtggccgcccgcggcgcgctGGAAAAGGAGTCGCAGCTGCGGGAGCAGGCGCGCCGCGAGAAGGAGGAGCTGCTGTACCGCGTGCTGAACGGGGGGGAGGCCTCCCCCTTCCCCGTCCCTTCCACTGAGGTGCCCCTCATCGCCACGTAG
- the CCDC69 gene encoding coiled-coil domain-containing protein 69 isoform X1: MGCRGSALRCCPAGAEARAAASRRRLKPRQPKASRELKALKAENAGATLLPEDGKEKAALPGEQRTGTVKISEEEKESLRQAREAETQRLAQDVKIQVEKGKDLELKEQLSELFNALKREHEETLQELQRAHDQEKLLLAESHQRSQEALQETIDALNSQLKSFQEKMKRVEESLLSRDYKKHIEEHGSPSPFWEQELESLHFVIEMKNEHIHGLDKKLLNLETVVEQNLQLEEKVKTLLQENEDLHVRTQNHLIMTRQLSEELLAARGALEKESQLREQARREKEELLYRVLNGGEASPFPVPSTEVPLIAT; the protein is encoded by the exons aGACGGCTGAAACCCCGGCAGCCGAAGGCTTCCCGGGAGCTGAAGGCCTTGAAGGCAGAGAATG CCGGTGCCACGCTGTTGCCTGAAGATGGGAAGGAGAAAGCCGCGCTGCCAGGGGAGCAGAGGACAGGGACTGTAAAAatttctgaggaggaaaaggagagccTGAGACAAGCCCGCGAGGCGGAGACCCAGAGGCTTGCCCAAGACGTTAAAATCCAG gtggaaaagggaaaagactTGGAGCTGAAGGAGCAACTCTCTGAGCTGTTCAATGCACTGAAGAGAGAGCACGAAGAGACCCTGCAAG AGCTCCAGAGAGCACACGACcaggagaagctgctgctggcagagtCCCACCAAAGGTCCCAGGAGGCCTTACAG GAAACAATAGACGCCTTGAATTCCCAGCTGAAGTCCTTCCAGGAGAAGATGAAGCGGGTGGAGGAATCACTCTTGAGCAGAGACTACAAGAAACATATCGAG GAGCATGGGAGCCCCAGCCCGTTTTGGGAGCAGGAACTGGAGAGCCTGCACTTCGTCATTGAGATGAAAAACGAGCACATCCATGGCCTGGACAAGAAGCTGCTGAACCTGGAGACTGTG GTAGAGCAGAACttgcagctggaggagaaggtgaAAACCCTGCTGCAGGAGAACGAGGATCTGCATGTTCGCACCCAGAACCACTTGATCATGACCAG GCAGCTGTCCGAGGAGCTGCtggccgcccgcggcgcgctGGAAAAGGAGTCGCAGCTGCGGGAGCAGGCGCGCCGCGAGAAGGAGGAGCTGCTGTACCGCGTGCTGAACGGGGGGGAGGCCTCCCCCTTCCCCGTCCCTTCCACTGAGGTGCCCCTCATCGCCACGTAG